One Oryza sativa Japonica Group chromosome 8, ASM3414082v1 DNA window includes the following coding sequences:
- the LOC4345908 gene encoding uncharacterized protein — MVLGKSIRRSNGHASSSSSILDGDDTSSASGGGMSIYYQKINQRVAVLEKVAVSVHESRASTREAALASLVGALEGFVPAHFIGWHLRGEIVRGCCASIKKGAAAKEARLALRAVALLAVTLGPGSKRRILPAETYNPLEPGPGSKKIMAETFPLVSRILEVSTDAPLVIAALESLAVVAFVDVAAENMDDTEACMKALWGLIRPSTGPKVAGVARKTSPHVLAAAVSAWTLVLTTTDGWKKKKAAASSPAAWRDTAAHLASLLHSDSRAVRMAAGEALAVTIEMKLLTRDSNGALISGVAARASELANEAAGAGVGKANFVEQKELFNSITTFLAGGKAPASSVRASSSHHGRLTASTWTDIVRLNFLRRFLGGGFLPHLQGKVLMGEEAPLIGQVFVVKEDDMAMDHKKKVEKQRTLNRERSIVSDLKHGSSHV, encoded by the coding sequence ATGGTACTGGGGAAATCCATTCGCCGCTCTAACGgccacgcctcgtcgtcgtcgtccatacTGGACGGCGATGACACCAGCAGCGCTAGCGGTGGCGGCATGAGCATCTACTACCAGAAGATTAATCAGAGAGTCGCCGTTCTCGAGAAGGTCGCCGTCTCCGTGCACGAGAGCCGGGCGTccacgcgggaggcggcgctggcgtcGCTCGTCGGCGCGCTCGAGGGCTTCGTCCCCGCCCACTTCATCGGGTGGCACCTACGCGGTGAGATCGTTCGCGGCTGCTGCGCCTCCATCAAGAAGGGAGCCGCCGCCAAGGAGGCCCGCCTCGCGCTCCGCGCCGTCGCGCTGCTCGCCGTCACGCTCGGCCCGGGCTCCAAGAGGAGGATCTTGCCGGCGGAGACGTACAACCCGCTCGAACCCGGCCCTGGCTCGAAGAAGATCATGGCGGAGACGTTCCCGCTCGTCTCCCGGATCCTCGAGGTGTCAACCGACGCGCCCCTGGTGATCGCCGCGCTCGAgtccctcgccgtcgtcgcgttcgtcgacgtcgccgcggaGAACATGGACGACACGGAGGCGTGCATGAAGGCGCTGTGGGGGCTGATCCGCCCAAGCACGGGGCCCAAGGTCGCCGGCGTGGCGAGGAAGACGAGCCCTCATGtcctggccgccgccgtgtcggcGTGGACGCTCGTGCTGACCACCACCGACggctggaagaagaagaaggcggcggcgtcctctccCGCCGCGTGGCGCGACACGGCGGCGCACCTCGCCTCGCTCCTCCACTCCGacagccgcgccgtccgaatggccgccggcgaggctctCGCCGTCACCATCGAGATGAAGCTCCTGACCCGGGACAGCAACGGCGCCCTCATCTCCGGCGTGGCGGCCAGAGCGTCCGAGCTCGCCAACGAAGCCGCCGGAGCGGGCGTCGGCAAGGCCAACTTCGTCGAGCAGAAGGAGCTCTTCAATAGCATCACGACgttcctcgccggcggcaaggCACCGGCGAGCTCGGTGCGCGCGTCGTCGTCCCAccacgggcggctgacggcgtCGACATGGACGGACATTGTCCGGCTCAACTTCCTCCGGCGATTCCTCGGCGGCGGGTTCCTGCCGCACCTCCAGGGGAAGGTGCTGATGGGGGAGGAGGCGCCGCTGATAGGGCAGGTGTTCGTCGTCAAGGAGGACGACATGGCCATGGATCACAAGAAGAAGGTGGAGAAGCAGAGGACGCTCAACAGGGAGCGCTCCATTGTCTCTGACCTCAAGCATGGATCTTCTCATGTATGA